A single region of the Gorilla gorilla gorilla isolate KB3781 chromosome 1, NHGRI_mGorGor1-v2.1_pri, whole genome shotgun sequence genome encodes:
- the LOC129527780 gene encoding soluble scavenger receptor cysteine-rich domain-containing protein SSC5D, translating to MSLPNPILQWNSGYLQTDLPALQVFDEIRSESPFFSRARFQAVEQADLGLRPLPHTRPARPARGQHRTQPLRGRGWRGPLGLRAALQQVTLTATPRVRGRPTLRPGFWAQPPGPGEGVWPGFCWSWLRGPGSRSPEGRLRRRWAPEQSGRRLGASATREGERGGFKGSQRPRLQDGAPERGPHGRSDSENPRPREARPPAPFSLSLSPSSAAPSLRAGRAAPGPTAGRATLRSAAAAIPRAARGAPRTHPPFPAPPRGLSPPTCAAAAVASEDGKTMPASRFTATAAAA from the coding sequence ATGAGCCTACCTAATCCGATACTGCAATGGAATTCCGGATATTTGCAGACAGATCTCCCGGCTTTGCAAGTGTTTGATGAGATACGTTCggaatctccttttttttctagAGCCCGGTTCCAGGCCGTAGAGCAAGCCGACCTGGGGCTGCGGCCCCTGCCCCACACCCGGCCCGCGCGCCCGGCCCGAGGCCAGCACAGGACGCAGCCCCTCCGGGGCCGGGGCTGGCGGGGGCCGCTCGGGCTGCGGGCCGCTCTGCAACAGGTCACCCTGACCGCGACTCCGCGGGTTCGCGGGCGGCCAACTCTGCGGCCAGGCTTCTGGGCGCAGCCGCCAGGGCCAGGGGAGGGGGTGTGGCCCGGCTTCTGCTGGTCCTGGCTCCGAGGTCCGGGATCGCGCTCACctgaagggaggctgaggcgccgCTGGGCGCCAGAACAGAGCGGGCGGAGGCTGGGGGCTTCCGCCACCCGAGAGGGAGAGCGAGGCGGGTTCAAGGGGTCGCAGCGCCCCCGGCTTCAGGACGGCGCCCCCGAGCGGGGACCCCACGGCCGCTCCGACTCTGAGAACCCGCGGCCGAGGGAGGCGCGCCCCCCAGCgcccttctccctcagcctcagcCCCAGCTCCGCAGCCCCCTCCCTGCGCGCAGGGCGAGCAGCCCCGGGGCCCACGGCCGGGAGAGCCACACTCCGCAGCGCCGCCGCCGCCATTCCCCGCGCCGCCCGGGGGGCGCCGCGTACCCACCCTCCCTTCCCCGCACCGCCCCGCGGCCTGAGCCCACCGACCTGTGCAGCCGCGGCCGTCGCCTCAGAGGATGGAAAGACGATGCCGGCCTCACGCTTCACCGCCACGGCCGCCGCCGCCTAG